A segment of the Chaetodon trifascialis isolate fChaTrf1 chromosome 2, fChaTrf1.hap1, whole genome shotgun sequence genome:
AGATAGCGCTCTTTAGAGCCTCCCTGACAATTTCCTCTGGCTAATGACACTCGAGTCTTATCAATCCTCGGCCGGCTCCTCCCTCTGCCCTTCCTCACACACTCGCCctgcaaaccacacacacacacacacacacacacctcggcCTTATCTTAATTCAAACAGCGCCGACATCTcccatattttttttctttcagctacTGTATGCTCCACACCTCGCCGCTAAGCCCGCCTCTTGTGTAAAGGTGTGTTTTTTAGGGTGTGAGAACGAGAGGTTTGAGTGCAGGATATGGCAGCCCATAAGGACTAAGTGCAGGATAtaacagcctgtgtgtgtttaggagAGGGAGTGGGATGGAAAACAGTAAAGCAACAAATGTGTGCTGTTTCTCACCTGAGTGATTAATGTCTGTGGGACAGCTCTCCCTGCGCAGCAGTGTCTGCGTGTCTTGATGACCAGATAAAACGCCAGTTTGAAGACATGATCAGAAAAGTGACAGATGTTTTCTTTGGCTTGTGGTTTTAGTCAAAGTGATGCAGTTCAACAGGGAGCGAGCTGCACCAGACGTGAGCCAAGAAGAGCATTCGCACAACTTCAGTATCTCGAGCCTGCCGACTGAGACCGGCTTCAGgtacacacatttcacacacacgcacacacacacgctggccATAGCCACTCACAGATGTGCACCGTGTCATAAAAGAGTCGCTCTCGCAGTTGAATCATCCTCTGAGTCGCCTCTCCGTGATGCaaactgcagtattttctcTGCAGCACGTCTCCAGTCTGAATCGAATGCTGCCTCATTAACACGAAGGCTTCAGCAGCATGAAGTTagataagcagagagaaatGTTAAATGCGCGTTCTTGAGAGTACAGTAGTAATTTTGCCATTTAATAATCACCTCTTATGCGCAAAGATAACAGAACCAGTTAAACAAAGCCTGAAATACTTTGAGTCATTAAGTCATTGAGGGCTCCTTCATGTTAGGTCCAAATGCAGGAAAACTTCCTCAGAAAATCACAGAAATTAAGCTTTGATCCCCACCTAATGCTCATAGTGTGACATAAGAATATATGAGCAAACAGGAATTGGTGCAAAccttttgtgtttcagtctcCGGTGCTCTTCTACTGAAACATAACTTTTAAAATCCATTGTCATCTTCAGCTGGACCAGCTGTGAAACTTCGCACAATCGTTGTTTTAATGGAGCCGTTGTGGAACATTTATTTGATCCGTTGTGTTTTTAGACGGGCTTGATGATTTGGACCTAAATGTTTGCAGACGTCACTCAttcaggatttatttatttgtgtctcAGAGAGGGCTCCAgcctggaggaggtggtggagaagcAGGCCGACCTGATCGAGTACCTGAAACAGCACAACACCCTGCTGAGCAAGAGGCTGCTCAACCTCACCGCTCAGCACTGACCACAGcccggcctcctcctcctcctcctcctcctcctcctcctcctcctcctcctcctcctcctccctgggAACCAGCCATCACACACTGgagcctctctgctctcatgacgcagagctgaggggaggtGTGGGTGTGAAGGAGAAGGCTGACGCTGGAAGAAACACTGGATAAAAGACTAAAAGTAAGGAAATCCCTGAGCACACGAGCTCCTGTGCGCACAGGCTTAAGACGGGAGGGTTCATCCTCACCTGAGATGGACAGATAACGCAGGAGGAGGTGAGCTGTAAGTGGAGGACAGTTAAAGaagtgggtggaggaggaggaggaggggagtcACGGGTCACAGATCAGAGGTGAGGGGTTTTTATCACTGTCTTACGACCCCCAGCGACCTGTGTGTGCCGCCGCTTGTTTCACTGTGAGAGAATCAGAAAATAAGTTTTAAAGATCATCTGCACTaaggaggaaggagcaggagatgGGGGGGGGCACTTTATCAGGGtcaaacaacagaaagagaTTTAGCAACGCTGTAAAAAGTGCTATTTTATGTCTGAATATGTGTGTAAATGCTTCATTTggtgttgagtgtgtgtttttgtgatctGATTCCAATAAATCTTTAATgttctcatgtttttgttcatgttgaAGCCTTTTCAGGATGCCACGGTACGTCAGGGAAGccagtgttcagtgttttgttgcaCTGACGTTCATTCAGTGTAATACAGCGTGAGAGCTGAAAGATCGGCCGGTGTGAATGTCTTTTCCCGCCTCGCCCTTCCCCGTGTTAAATATCCACACTCGCGGGAATCTGCGTTAACGAAATATCGAGGTCGTCGTTTGAGCCCTTGGCGTTTGCTCCCCATTGTGATGTCTTTATGCTCTGGCGTCCGTAACTCCGCGGGGAGCGCTGCATTTACGACTCCTTTCCCATGTGGCCTCTCCTGGGAGCCCGGAGTTACCCGGAGTGCTGCAGGTAGCAGGAGTCCTGCTTGATTTGGGGCCTTTAGCTCACATGTATAAAGATATTTTCTTTACTCTGTCCCTGCTTAAAGCGCCCTGAATTTAGATGAAGTCTGGTTTAAAACCtgattttaaaacacacaaactcacataaGAACAAAACAGTCCACTgatacattttttattaaaaagttTTAAATGTAATTCAATAAACATTTCAAGTGCATACATGCATTATAAACACTTTGTGGGAATACTTTGCGGATGCTGTTCATCATCGCTGCTGTCACTAAGATGTTTCCAGCTCTTTGGTCCGTAGCTTTGAAGTCGAGCGTCGCCGACAGATGTTGCAGCTCCTTCTCCTTGTTTTACACAAGTACTGGCTtctgaggatgatgagggaAGGTGCTTGAAACTGGACAAAGCCAGATCTGTGGCCACAGGGCTGCCAAAAGCATTTCATGGTTTATATTTTGTTGGGgatgaagagacagacatggacatggaGCTGAAGTCGAGCTTGATTTTGAACACTTTTGCAGCTGCGCACACATGAAAGTCTTTGGATGGCGTTTCCATGGTGTCCCACTGTTTTCCCCCCACATCACAGTCTGTCTTAGTAATGAGTCCCATCCACGGTGTTTGGGCCGCACACTGCAGTTGCTTTATATTCACATTTCTGTCCTTAGTGCCATCCTCACTCTTGTGCTTCAacctgaaatggaaaaacacaatttagTATCCTGCCAAAAGGAGTTCAGGGGAggacaaaaacagctttaagtGGCTGCGGGTGTTCAGGAGTCCAGGAATTAAAATCAaaaccccctctctctcccccaaaACACCCCTCGTGGCACTAAAGCCTTCCTCTTCATCGTTAGTGAGATTTATGTCTGAGCCTTTTCCCCTCGCCACACTCCTGCTCTGTTCTGCGTGAACACACACCCCTGCCACTAATCACACACACCTTCTTAACCGCCACCTGCCGGCTCTGTAACCTGGTTTGGTTCCACGTATCGCACGGCTTGGTTCATAACCCCTTTTAGACAGAAACACATGTACGAGCGTCCGGCTTACCTCAGGGGAAGGGTACTCTGGAGTGGAGAGGCAGGCAGCGTCTGTGTGGGCAGTGGTGCCTGTGATATTTCCTCCTCAGGTTCAGGAAATCTGAAAAAGATGCTTTCATTTGAATGCACAGAATAAAGCCCCTGCATAAGCAGATTAAACGTGTAGCCTATAAAACATATTGTAATGTAAGTCAGACTGCTAGAATGACTGGACTGCTTATCAAAttgcaggtgtgaaagcacGATTTATGTGTGCAGGTGGACCCCTGCATATCACCTGACGGCAACTAATTAATCCcaaatggaggagaggaaactcAGCCAGGCTTTTTAGCACCACAAGAGATAGAATAACATCTTCTACAGTCACCATCTTACAAATAAGTGTAATTTTAACCCTACAAAGGCTGATTATGGCCTAACTTGTCCTCTGTTGGCCATAGAGAAAGCCGGCTTTCATGGGTTTTATTGTTTGGATTTTCCAGAAACAGGGCGACCCCCTTCTAATAAAGTGGGACACGCAGACCTAACACATGATTATTTTTAAACGTCCCTAATAAATCCACTTTGACTCCTGCGGTTCACAGGCTGCCAGCCAAGCCCAGGAAGAGATAAACTGCCAGATGACTTTATggctccctcttcctccccctttcCTCCATGAAAGAAACCGCTCCCCACGCCTCAAGGTAGGCTTCTTTACACTTGGCACTGCTCCTCCATGTCATGTTAATAAAGCTCGGGGATTTGCATGGAGTGTTAACACCGTGATTGACAAAAGCGCGCCGGAGTGCCTTCCAGCCGGGCACAAAGGGGCTCACCGGGGTCGCCGCGCGATCCCCGGCGGCGCTCCCCCCTCCTTCCCacccttcatcctctcctctccatcatcgCATGAGCCTAATCACGACCTCGAGCCCAAAGCCTCTCTGTTTAACGACGGCTGTGAGTCTGCGCCGCGATGCCGAGGACCAGATACCCGCAAA
Coding sequences within it:
- the apela gene encoding apelin receptor early endogenous ligand, with amino-acid sequence MKVFNLFYLLLLLVAAVAPVSSARPDFLNLRRKYHRHHCPHRRCLPLHSRVPFP